From Chelatococcus sp. YT9, a single genomic window includes:
- a CDS encoding thiamine pyrophosphate-binding protein, translating into MTALKPRTGGQILVDQLVTQGVEHIFCVPGESYLAVLDALHDAAIPVTVCRQEGGAAMMAEAQGKLTGRPGICFVTRGPGATNASAGIHIARQDSTPMILFVGQIETGMREREAFQEVDYRAAFGPIAKWATEIDDADRIPEIISRAFHVAMSGRPGPVVIALPENMLTTIAEVADAPYVEAVETHPAPAQMADLEKRLSAARNPIAIVGGSRWSEEAVARFARFAERFNLPVACSFRRQMLFPADHPSYAGDLGLGVNPKLLARIKDADLVLMVGGRLSEVPSQSYTLFGIPGPGTELIHVHPDAGELGRVYAPALAINASPTAFAAALDGIALPKEAPWAAGTAQAHADYLAWSDPGRVTTVGRLQMGAIMQHLAEVLPDDAIMTNGAGNYATWLHRFHRFRRYGTQAAPTSGSMGYGLPAAVGVKKLYPQRTVVSFAGDGCFLMHGQEFTTAVQYDLPIIVLVIDNGIYGTIRMHQEREYPGRVSATSMRSPDFAALAVAYGGFGERVETTEQFAPALARAMASGKPAILHLILDPEVITPTTTLTAIREKAQASGH; encoded by the coding sequence ATGACCGCTTTGAAGCCACGCACCGGCGGGCAGATCCTCGTCGACCAGCTCGTGACGCAGGGGGTGGAGCATATCTTCTGCGTGCCCGGCGAGAGCTATCTCGCAGTGCTCGACGCGCTGCATGACGCCGCGATCCCTGTCACGGTCTGCCGGCAGGAAGGCGGCGCCGCCATGATGGCGGAAGCGCAGGGCAAGCTCACCGGCCGTCCGGGCATCTGCTTCGTGACACGCGGGCCGGGCGCCACGAACGCCTCGGCGGGCATCCACATCGCCAGGCAGGATTCGACGCCGATGATCCTGTTCGTCGGCCAGATCGAGACCGGCATGCGTGAGCGCGAGGCCTTCCAGGAGGTCGACTACCGCGCGGCCTTCGGCCCCATCGCCAAATGGGCGACCGAGATCGACGATGCGGACCGCATCCCGGAAATCATCTCGCGCGCCTTCCACGTGGCGATGTCCGGCCGGCCGGGGCCGGTGGTCATCGCCCTGCCCGAGAACATGCTGACGACCATCGCCGAGGTCGCGGACGCACCCTATGTGGAGGCGGTGGAGACGCATCCGGCGCCCGCGCAGATGGCCGATCTCGAAAAGCGCCTGTCGGCGGCGCGGAACCCGATCGCCATTGTCGGCGGCAGCCGCTGGTCGGAGGAAGCCGTCGCGCGGTTCGCCCGCTTTGCCGAGCGGTTCAACCTGCCGGTGGCCTGCTCGTTCCGGCGACAGATGCTGTTTCCGGCGGACCATCCTTCATACGCTGGCGACCTCGGCCTCGGCGTCAATCCGAAGCTTCTCGCCCGCATCAAGGACGCCGATCTCGTGCTGATGGTCGGTGGTCGCCTCTCGGAGGTTCCGAGTCAGAGCTATACCCTGTTCGGCATCCCCGGCCCCGGAACGGAACTCATTCACGTCCATCCGGATGCGGGCGAGCTTGGCCGCGTCTATGCGCCTGCGCTCGCCATTAACGCCTCCCCGACGGCTTTTGCGGCGGCGCTCGACGGCATCGCGCTACCTAAGGAGGCGCCGTGGGCGGCCGGGACGGCGCAAGCCCATGCGGATTATCTCGCCTGGAGCGACCCCGGCCGGGTGACCACGGTCGGACGCCTGCAGATGGGCGCCATCATGCAGCATCTGGCGGAGGTCCTGCCGGACGATGCCATCATGACCAACGGCGCAGGCAACTACGCCACCTGGCTGCACCGCTTCCACCGCTTCCGCCGCTACGGCACCCAGGCAGCGCCGACCTCCGGCTCCATGGGGTACGGTCTGCCAGCGGCGGTCGGGGTGAAGAAGCTATACCCGCAGCGCACGGTCGTCTCCTTCGCCGGCGACGGCTGCTTCCTGATGCACGGCCAGGAGTTCACCACCGCCGTGCAATACGACTTGCCGATCATCGTGCTCGTGATCGATAACGGGATCTACGGCACCATCCGCATGCACCAGGAGCGAGAATATCCCGGCCGCGTCTCCGCCACCTCGATGAGGAGCCCCGATTTCGCCGCCCTTGCAGTGGCTTATGGCGGCTTTGGCGAGCGTGTGGAGACGACGGAGCAGTTCGCGCCGGCGCTCGCCCGGGCCATGGCCTCCGGCAAGCCGGCGATCCTGCATCTCATCCTCGATCCCGAAGTCATCACGCCGACAACCACGCTGACTGCGATCCGCGAGAAGGCGCAAGCATCAGGGCATTGA
- a CDS encoding acyl-CoA dehydrogenase: MSDKKGSFDWADPFLIESQLTDDERMIRDTAHAYAQEKLQPRVLEAYAHEKTDREIFNEMGELGLLGVTLPEEYGCAAASYVAYGLVAREVERVDSGYRSMMSVQSSLVMYPIYAYGSEEQRKRYLPKLASGEWVGCFGLTEPDAGSDPGGMTTRAEKIDGGYRLIGTKMWISNSPIADVFVVWAKSAAHDGAIRGFVLEKGLKGLSAPKIGGKLSLRASITGEIVMDGVEVPESALLPNVSGLKGPFGCLNRARYGISWGVLGAAEDCWHRARQYTLDRKQFGRPLAATQLVQKKLADMQTEISLGLQGSLRVGRLFDEGRMAPEMISIVKRNNCGKALDIARVARDMHGGNGIQEEFHVMRHAQNLETVNTYEGTHDVHALILGRAQTGIQAFF; the protein is encoded by the coding sequence ATGAGCGACAAGAAGGGCTCCTTCGACTGGGCCGATCCTTTCCTGATCGAAAGCCAGCTGACCGACGACGAGCGGATGATCCGCGACACGGCCCATGCCTATGCGCAAGAGAAGCTCCAGCCGCGCGTGCTGGAGGCCTATGCCCATGAGAAGACCGACCGCGAGATCTTCAACGAGATGGGCGAGCTCGGCCTCCTCGGCGTGACCCTGCCGGAGGAATACGGCTGCGCGGCCGCTTCCTACGTAGCTTACGGGCTCGTCGCCCGCGAGGTGGAGCGCGTCGATTCCGGCTATCGCTCCATGATGAGCGTGCAGTCCTCGCTCGTGATGTACCCGATCTATGCCTACGGCTCCGAAGAGCAGCGCAAGCGCTACCTGCCGAAGCTCGCCTCTGGCGAATGGGTCGGCTGCTTCGGCCTGACCGAGCCGGATGCCGGCTCCGATCCAGGCGGCATGACCACGCGCGCCGAAAAGATTGACGGCGGCTACCGCCTGATCGGCACAAAGATGTGGATCTCCAACTCGCCGATCGCCGATGTCTTCGTGGTCTGGGCGAAGTCCGCCGCCCACGACGGGGCCATCCGCGGCTTCGTGCTGGAGAAGGGCCTGAAGGGGCTTTCCGCACCGAAGATCGGCGGCAAGCTTTCGCTGCGCGCCTCCATCACCGGCGAGATCGTCATGGACGGCGTCGAGGTGCCGGAAAGCGCGCTCCTGCCGAACGTCTCCGGCCTGAAGGGCCCGTTCGGCTGCCTCAACCGCGCCCGCTACGGCATCTCCTGGGGCGTGCTCGGCGCCGCCGAGGACTGCTGGCACCGCGCCCGCCAGTACACGCTGGATCGCAAGCAGTTCGGCCGGCCCCTCGCCGCCACCCAGCTCGTCCAGAAGAAGCTCGCCGACATGCAGACCGAGATTTCGCTTGGCCTGCAGGGAAGCTTGCGCGTCGGTCGCCTGTTCGACGAGGGCCGTATGGCCCCTGAGATGATCTCCATCGTCAAGCGCAACAACTGCGGCAAGGCCCTCGACATCGCCCGCGTCGCCCGCGACATGCATGGCGGCAACGGCATCCAGGAAGAGTTCCACGTGATGCGTCACGCCCAGAACCTGGAGACGGTCAACACCTATGAGGGCACGCACGACGTGCATGCCCTCATCCTCGGCCGCGCCCAGACGGGTATCCAAGCGTTCTTCTGA
- a CDS encoding DUF559 domain-containing protein: MRARTTCMPSSSAAPRRVSKRSSERLRTPPGGCAATLPQGGGIIRASLDAGNAMSEAVERGTDPSPAQVGCSRLAHSSHNAGTPALCREGGPAHSAGSGGGHRRQRRSHLPTALPRRLRQQMIPQEVKVWNWLREEIVPAGFHFRRQVAIHRFIVDFACLKHSLVVEIDGIQHGFDGHIADRIRDAKLAALGFRVLRFTNGDVERDKRAVMDTIYAALTAGEPHPSASPPPSPKGEGSSGCTVCDETDAIRKARQ, encoded by the coding sequence ATGAGGGCACGCACGACGTGCATGCCCTCATCCTCGGCCGCGCCCAGACGGGTATCCAAGCGTTCTTCTGAACGCCTTCGGACCCCACCCGGCGGCTGCGCCGCCACCCTCCCCCAAGGGGGAGGGATCATCCGAGCTAGCCTGGATGCGGGCAATGCCATGAGCGAAGCTGTAGAGCGAGGCACCGATCCCTCCCCTGCGCAAGTCGGGTGTTCCCGACTTGCGCACTCATCGCACAACGCGGGAACACCCGCGTTGTGCAGGGAGGGTGGCCCGGCGCACAGCGCCGGGTCGGGTGGGGGCCACCGCCGCCAACGTCGCTCGCATCTTCCCACGGCTCTTCCGCGCAGGTTGCGCCAACAGATGATCCCGCAGGAGGTCAAGGTCTGGAACTGGCTGCGCGAGGAGATCGTGCCAGCGGGATTTCATTTTCGTCGACAGGTGGCCATCCATCGTTTCATCGTCGATTTCGCCTGTCTCAAGCATAGCCTTGTCGTCGAGATCGATGGTATCCAGCATGGTTTCGATGGTCATATCGCCGACCGGATACGCGACGCGAAGCTCGCGGCGCTTGGTTTCCGCGTCTTGCGTTTCACCAATGGCGACGTTGAGCGCGACAAGCGGGCCGTCATGGACACGATCTATGCGGCATTGACTGCGGGTGAACCCCACCCGTCGGCTTCGCCGCCACCCTCTCCCAAGGGGGAGGGATCCTCAGGCTGCACCGTTTGTGATGAAACGGATGCCATTCGCAAGGCTAGACAGTAG
- a CDS encoding CaiB/BaiF CoA-transferase family protein: MSTTDDKTAGIQPLHGLKVLELARILAGPWSGQLLADLGADVVKVERPGAGDDTRSWGPPFVAKADGDGDLSAAYFHATNRGKRSITADFESPEGQALIRRLAAEADVLIENFKVGGLRKYGLDYESLKAVNPRLIYCSVTGFGQDGPYAARAGYDYLIQGMGGSMDLTGEPDGEPMKIGVAYVDIFTGLYATVGILAALRRRDATGLGGMVDMALLDTQVSVLANQSLNFLVSGVSPKRLGNAHPNIVPYQVFPVSDGHVIVAVGNDGQFRRFVTVLGAPALADAEAYATNKARVANRDQLCPLLAQLTAQHSRADLLGQLEAQGVPAGPINTVADVFADPQVLARGMKVDLPNPAAAGGSIPSVRSPIVIDGVPQVARRPSPAVGEQTEEILRDPNWGGQS, from the coding sequence ATGAGTACGACTGACGATAAGACTGCCGGAATTCAGCCTCTCCACGGCCTCAAGGTGCTCGAACTCGCGCGGATCCTGGCAGGGCCGTGGTCAGGCCAGCTCCTGGCCGATCTCGGCGCCGATGTCGTCAAGGTCGAGCGGCCCGGCGCCGGTGACGACACGCGCAGCTGGGGCCCGCCTTTCGTAGCCAAGGCGGATGGCGACGGCGACCTCTCGGCCGCCTATTTCCATGCCACCAATCGCGGCAAGCGTTCCATCACGGCCGATTTCGAGAGTCCCGAGGGCCAGGCGCTCATCCGCCGGCTGGCAGCGGAAGCCGATGTGCTCATCGAGAATTTCAAGGTCGGCGGCCTCAGGAAATATGGCCTCGACTACGAGAGCCTGAAGGCCGTCAACCCGCGGCTCATCTATTGCTCGGTCACCGGCTTCGGCCAGGATGGCCCCTATGCCGCCCGCGCCGGGTATGACTATTTGATCCAGGGCATGGGCGGCAGCATGGATCTCACGGGCGAGCCGGACGGCGAGCCGATGAAGATCGGTGTCGCCTATGTCGATATCTTCACCGGGCTCTATGCGACCGTCGGCATCCTGGCGGCGCTGCGGCGCCGCGACGCGACGGGCCTCGGCGGCATGGTCGACATGGCGCTGCTCGACACCCAGGTCAGCGTGCTCGCCAACCAGTCGCTGAATTTCCTCGTCTCCGGCGTCTCGCCGAAGCGGCTCGGCAACGCCCATCCGAATATCGTGCCTTATCAGGTCTTCCCGGTCTCGGATGGCCACGTCATCGTCGCCGTTGGCAACGACGGGCAGTTCCGGCGGTTCGTCACCGTGCTCGGCGCGCCGGCGCTGGCTGATGCGGAAGCCTATGCGACCAACAAGGCGCGCGTCGCCAACCGCGACCAGCTCTGTCCGCTCCTCGCCCAGCTCACGGCGCAGCACAGCCGCGCCGATCTCCTCGGCCAGCTGGAAGCGCAAGGCGTGCCGGCCGGGCCGATCAATACGGTGGCCGATGTCTTCGCCGATCCGCAGGTGCTGGCGCGGGGCATGAAGGTCGACTTGCCCAACCCGGCGGCGGCGGGTGGGAGCATTCCCTCGGTACGCTCCCCCATCGTCATCGACGGCGTGCCGCAGGTGGCGCGCCGGCCATCGCCCGCCGTCGGAGAGCAGACCGAAGAGATCCTGCGGGATCCGAACTGGGGAGGCCAGTCATGA